The following are from one region of the Aquipuribacter nitratireducens genome:
- a CDS encoding UvrD-helicase domain-containing protein, giving the protein MSASPLRGLLEPDPEPFDLEGPLPVGTSVLEASAGTGKTFTIARLVSRYVAEQDVPVDRLLVVSFSRESSRELRERVRGRLVEDRGDAAAAGADDRVDRLERALADFDGATVTTTHAFCHAMLRELGTAADHDRDAVLVEDPSDLVAEVADDLYVRKWGAPGAEDRPALDVDTFRRLAREVGLDLATPLVPDPSEAADEATRLRVRVAAAVRAEVARRTRAGRLLTYDDMVLRLDDALTDPATAAVAAARMRSRFTVVLVDEFQDTDPVQWRILRRAFHGHATLVLVGDPKQAIYGFRGADVAAYLDARAATTGRATLPRNHRSDPGLVRGLAGLLGGAALGDERIRVRPVTAAHDGQVVDGPAVGAPVELRVLRREGLAAHDLTGAGLVTARAARAAVQEDCARRVVELLDGTTLTPRGGTARPLHPGDVAVVVRYNSEALAIQARLREAGVPAVVSGRTSVFATEAAEEWQRLLEALEQPHRTTRVRRLGVGRLVGLTAADLDGDAPAVDDLALRLRGWGRVHAERGVAALFERVQSDLRVQERLLAQPDGERVLTDLRHVAEVLHEEAVVGDLGLTALASWLCRRRSEGTDATVERSRRLETDADAVQVLTSHTSKGLEFAVVLAPSLWNHYTGRPPLHPLFHDRRGVRTRDVGGPTGPDFGEHVRLHQDEEAAEELRLAYVTLTRAQGKVVTWWCPTTNTPSSPLQRLLLHDDPGTVAPFRVPVPSDAEAVRAFHSRAATTGAALDVLPVPAPGSAPVGTWQPPPRPTPRLALARLDRAPDAGWRRTSYSALTHAAHEAVYGLGPGPGGPTPAPADEPETGRTDDEPDAGPGTLTGAPVPRRGDAGATADAHLLDVPSLWHDLAGGTGFGTLVHLALERYEPGGDVAALVGRLAQGGADVPALVRALDVALATPLGPLADGLAWAQVPVADRLPELDFELPLAGGDRPDPRHAAGATLAGLVALWREHVPSGRLAGYADALEQLPVARGEATLRGYLAGSVDAVVRVGAPGAERYLVVDHKTNRLAPREEALTAWHYRSEALEHSMVEAHYPLQALLYAAALHRYLRWRRPGYDPEQHLGGVLYLFLRGMSGPGVLDDAGEAPGVLAWRPPTALVVGLSDLLAGGAG; this is encoded by the coding sequence GTGAGCGCGTCGCCGCTGCGCGGGCTGCTCGAGCCCGATCCGGAGCCGTTCGACCTCGAGGGTCCGCTGCCGGTCGGCACGTCGGTGCTCGAGGCGAGCGCGGGGACCGGCAAGACCTTCACGATCGCGCGGCTCGTGTCGCGCTACGTCGCGGAGCAGGACGTCCCGGTCGACCGGCTCCTCGTCGTGTCGTTCAGCCGCGAGTCCTCCCGCGAGCTGCGGGAGCGGGTGCGCGGCCGGCTCGTCGAGGACAGGGGGGACGCCGCAGCAGCCGGGGCCGACGACCGCGTCGACCGGCTCGAGCGCGCGCTCGCCGACTTCGACGGCGCGACCGTCACGACCACCCACGCGTTCTGCCACGCCATGCTGCGCGAGCTCGGCACCGCCGCGGACCACGACCGGGACGCCGTCCTCGTCGAGGACCCGTCCGACCTCGTCGCGGAGGTCGCCGACGACCTCTACGTCCGCAAGTGGGGCGCGCCGGGCGCCGAGGACCGGCCGGCGCTGGACGTCGACACGTTCCGCCGGCTCGCGCGCGAGGTCGGCCTCGACCTCGCGACCCCGCTCGTGCCCGACCCGTCGGAGGCCGCCGACGAGGCGACCCGCCTGCGCGTCCGCGTCGCCGCGGCGGTCCGGGCCGAGGTGGCCCGACGCACCCGCGCGGGCCGGCTCCTCACCTACGACGACATGGTGCTGCGGCTGGACGACGCCCTCACCGACCCCGCGACCGCCGCCGTCGCCGCCGCGCGCATGCGCTCCCGGTTCACCGTCGTGCTCGTCGACGAGTTCCAGGACACCGACCCCGTCCAGTGGCGCATCCTGCGACGGGCCTTCCACGGCCACGCGACCCTCGTGCTCGTCGGCGACCCCAAGCAGGCGATCTACGGCTTCCGCGGCGCCGACGTCGCGGCGTACCTCGACGCCCGCGCCGCGACGACCGGGCGGGCCACGCTGCCGCGCAACCACCGCAGCGACCCCGGCCTCGTGCGCGGGCTCGCGGGGCTGCTCGGCGGCGCGGCGCTCGGCGACGAGCGGATCCGGGTGCGTCCGGTCACCGCCGCCCACGACGGCCAGGTGGTGGACGGCCCCGCGGTCGGGGCGCCGGTCGAGCTGCGGGTCCTCCGGCGGGAGGGGCTGGCGGCGCACGACCTCACGGGCGCGGGACTCGTCACCGCGCGCGCCGCCCGCGCGGCCGTGCAGGAGGACTGCGCGCGCCGGGTCGTCGAGCTCCTCGACGGCACCACCCTCACCCCCCGGGGCGGTACCGCCCGCCCGCTGCACCCCGGCGACGTCGCCGTCGTCGTGCGGTACAACTCCGAGGCGCTCGCGATCCAGGCCCGCCTGCGCGAGGCCGGGGTGCCCGCGGTCGTGTCCGGCCGCACGAGCGTGTTCGCCACCGAGGCCGCGGAGGAGTGGCAGCGGCTCCTCGAGGCGCTGGAGCAGCCGCACCGCACCACCCGGGTGCGCCGGCTGGGGGTCGGCCGCCTCGTCGGGCTCACCGCGGCCGACCTCGACGGCGACGCCCCCGCCGTCGACGACCTCGCCCTGCGCCTCCGCGGCTGGGGCCGCGTCCACGCCGAGCGTGGGGTGGCGGCCCTCTTCGAGCGCGTGCAGTCCGACCTGCGGGTGCAGGAGCGACTGCTCGCGCAGCCCGACGGGGAGCGCGTCCTCACCGACCTCCGCCACGTCGCCGAGGTGCTCCACGAGGAGGCGGTGGTCGGGGACCTCGGCCTCACCGCGCTCGCCTCGTGGCTGTGCCGGCGGCGCAGCGAGGGCACCGACGCCACGGTGGAGCGCAGCCGGCGGCTGGAGACCGACGCCGACGCCGTGCAGGTCCTCACCTCCCACACGAGCAAGGGACTGGAGTTCGCCGTCGTCCTCGCGCCCTCGCTGTGGAACCACTACACGGGCCGGCCCCCGCTCCACCCCCTGTTCCACGACCGCCGCGGGGTCCGCACCCGGGACGTCGGCGGTCCCACGGGACCCGACTTCGGCGAGCACGTCCGGCTGCACCAGGACGAGGAGGCGGCCGAGGAGCTGCGGCTCGCCTACGTCACCCTCACCCGCGCGCAGGGCAAGGTCGTGACGTGGTGGTGCCCGACCACCAACACGCCCTCGTCGCCGCTGCAGCGCCTGCTGCTCCACGACGACCCGGGCACCGTCGCCCCGTTCCGTGTCCCCGTGCCCTCCGACGCCGAGGCGGTGCGGGCCTTCCACAGCCGCGCGGCGACGACCGGCGCCGCGCTCGACGTGCTCCCCGTGCCGGCGCCCGGCTCCGCGCCGGTCGGGACGTGGCAGCCGCCCCCGCGACCGACACCCCGGCTCGCGCTCGCCCGGCTCGACCGGGCGCCGGACGCGGGGTGGCGGCGCACGTCGTACAGCGCGCTCACGCACGCCGCCCACGAGGCGGTGTACGGCCTCGGGCCCGGACCGGGTGGCCCGACGCCCGCGCCCGCCGACGAGCCGGAGACCGGCCGGACGGACGACGAGCCCGACGCCGGGCCCGGGACGCTCACCGGCGCGCCGGTCCCGCGCCGGGGCGACGCGGGCGCCACCGCCGACGCGCACCTGCTCGACGTCCCCTCCCTGTGGCACGACCTCGCGGGCGGCACGGGCTTCGGCACCCTCGTCCACCTCGCGCTCGAGCGCTACGAGCCCGGCGGGGACGTGGCGGCGCTGGTCGGGCGGCTCGCCCAGGGCGGCGCCGACGTCCCCGCTCTCGTCCGCGCGCTCGACGTCGCGCTCGCGACGCCGCTCGGCCCGCTCGCCGACGGTCTCGCGTGGGCGCAGGTCCCCGTGGCGGACCGGCTGCCCGAGCTCGACTTCGAGCTGCCGCTGGCAGGCGGCGACCGGCCCGACCCCCGCCACGCCGCCGGCGCCACGCTCGCCGGGCTCGTCGCGCTGTGGCGGGAGCACGTGCCGAGCGGGCGACTCGCCGGGTACGCCGACGCCCTCGAGCAGCTGCCGGTCGCGCGCGGCGAGGCGACCCTGCGCGGCTACCTCGCGGGCTCCGTCGACGCCGTGGTGCGGGTGGGTGCGCCCGGGGCGGAGCGCTACCTCGTCGTCGACCACAAGACGAACCGCCT
- the recC gene encoding exodeoxyribonuclease V subunit gamma, with protein MLVVHRAERATALADALADLLADPLPDPFAAEVVAVPAKGVERWLAQRLSHRLGTSGPGDGAGGGPGDGVCANVDFPSPRRMLDGVSTTAAPEVAGALAAWDPERLAWPLLEVLDESLDEEWCRVPRRHLLVAGTPTGRRLSLATHLARLFDTYARSRPEMLRRWAEAEAVVPCQGGWTAVEEHEQWQPLLWRRVLDRVGGTDPVRLRDEVCAAVRERPGDVSAPHRLSVFGPSRLPRTDLDLLAALAEHRDVHVWLHHASPALWQTVADRPAVVRRADDRTPVRNPLLRSLSRDVRELQQLLRAHAPAATTLHHEPHEDPPGRPSTLLERLRADLVADRVPPSPTPLLAGDRSVQVHACHGRTRQVEVLRDVVVGLLADDPTLEPRDVLVMCPDVETFAPLLAAAFASDRDGGGDDGGDDGGDDGYRSRDAHPASRLRVRVADRALHQSNPLVAVLDRLLELASGRLTASEVLDLAGHPAVARRLGLDEEAVERLRDWVGEAGVRWGLHREHRAEWHLQHVGDGTWRRGLDRLVLGAAVEPGRGTDAGPVAGLVPLDDVDSADLDLLGRVVELLDRLDAARAELSVARTRRSWADVLERATLRLAAPERDAAWQEIQLREVLEEALMPGAPDPGTGAAPTGAGAGPSLTVAELRPVLRDALAGRPTRTGFRTGALTVCTLVPMRSVPHRVVALLGLDDGAFPRRTVRDGDDLLTREPWVGDRDPRSEDRQLLLDAIGAAGEHLVVTFTGHDERTGAPVPPAVPVGELLDAVDRTVVGADGSPGREAVTTHHPLQPFDPRAFTPGALGTDPDGRPFGFDPRAHRGAVAAARERAAPPPLLGRALPAPPPTDVALDDLVRLLVHPARQYLRQRLQLSLAERDDDPDDALPVQLDGLGRWGVGDRLLRDRLAGLDIATVASLEHGRGVLPPGPLGARVLQEVGGQVEALVAAAEPWHVHEPESYDVAVDLGDGTRLTGTVGGVRGDCLVSVAFSSLAPKHRLAAWVRVLALAACGPERPWQAVTLGRGTGRDRTRCARSLLGPVAPDHATAVLRDLVALHRAGLAEPLPLPCATAGAYAGRRHEGTRITIARTVAGQKWADSDNGYGGEQSEPEHVLVHGGVVGLDGLLAARATAADAGSVVPHVAAEEEGDRFGVLARRLWSPLLAAETRDVL; from the coding sequence GTGCTGGTCGTGCACCGCGCCGAGCGCGCGACCGCCCTGGCCGACGCCCTCGCCGACCTCCTCGCCGACCCGCTCCCCGACCCGTTCGCCGCCGAGGTCGTCGCCGTGCCCGCGAAGGGCGTCGAGCGCTGGCTGGCGCAGCGGCTGTCGCACCGGCTCGGCACGTCGGGACCGGGCGACGGGGCGGGCGGCGGGCCGGGTGACGGGGTGTGCGCCAACGTCGACTTCCCCTCCCCCCGGCGCATGCTCGACGGTGTGAGCACGACCGCCGCACCCGAGGTGGCGGGAGCCCTCGCGGCGTGGGACCCCGAGCGGCTCGCGTGGCCGCTCCTCGAGGTCCTCGACGAGTCCCTCGACGAGGAGTGGTGCCGCGTGCCGCGCCGCCACCTCCTCGTCGCCGGCACCCCCACCGGACGCCGGTTGAGCCTCGCCACCCACCTCGCCCGCCTGTTCGACACGTACGCGCGGTCCCGGCCGGAGATGCTGAGGCGCTGGGCCGAGGCCGAGGCGGTGGTCCCGTGCCAGGGCGGGTGGACCGCGGTCGAGGAGCACGAGCAGTGGCAGCCCCTGCTGTGGCGGCGCGTCCTCGACCGGGTCGGGGGCACCGACCCCGTGCGGCTGCGGGACGAGGTCTGCGCCGCCGTCCGCGAGCGCCCCGGCGACGTCTCGGCCCCGCACCGGCTCAGCGTCTTCGGGCCGAGCCGCCTGCCGCGCACGGACCTCGACCTGCTCGCCGCCCTCGCGGAGCACCGCGACGTGCACGTGTGGCTCCACCACGCCTCCCCCGCCCTGTGGCAGACGGTCGCGGACCGCCCCGCGGTGGTGCGGCGGGCCGACGACCGCACGCCGGTGCGGAACCCGCTGCTGCGCAGCCTGTCCCGGGACGTGCGCGAGCTCCAGCAGCTGCTCCGCGCCCACGCCCCGGCGGCGACGACCCTCCACCACGAGCCGCACGAGGACCCGCCGGGTCGACCGAGCACCCTCCTCGAGCGGCTGCGCGCCGACCTCGTCGCCGACCGGGTCCCGCCCTCGCCCACCCCGCTCCTCGCGGGCGACCGCAGCGTCCAGGTCCACGCGTGCCACGGCCGCACCCGGCAGGTGGAGGTGCTCCGCGACGTCGTCGTGGGCCTGCTCGCCGACGACCCGACCCTCGAGCCCCGGGACGTGCTCGTCATGTGCCCGGACGTCGAGACCTTCGCGCCGCTGCTCGCCGCGGCCTTCGCGTCCGACAGGGACGGCGGCGGGGACGACGGCGGGGACGACGGCGGGGACGACGGGTACCGCTCCCGGGACGCGCACCCGGCGTCCCGGCTGCGGGTGCGGGTCGCCGACCGCGCGCTGCACCAGTCGAACCCGCTCGTCGCCGTGCTCGACCGGCTGCTGGAGCTCGCGTCCGGCCGCCTCACCGCGAGCGAGGTCCTCGACCTCGCCGGCCACCCGGCGGTCGCCCGCCGCCTCGGTCTCGACGAAGAGGCCGTCGAGCGGTTGCGGGACTGGGTCGGCGAGGCGGGCGTCCGGTGGGGGCTCCACCGCGAGCACCGGGCGGAGTGGCACCTCCAGCACGTGGGGGACGGCACGTGGCGCCGGGGGCTCGACCGGCTCGTGCTGGGCGCGGCGGTCGAGCCCGGCCGCGGCACCGACGCCGGGCCGGTCGCGGGGCTCGTGCCCCTCGACGACGTCGACTCCGCCGACCTCGACCTCCTCGGCCGCGTCGTCGAGCTCCTCGACCGGCTCGACGCGGCCCGCGCCGAGCTGTCCGTGGCCCGCACCCGCCGGTCGTGGGCGGACGTGCTCGAACGCGCCACCCTGCGCCTGGCCGCGCCCGAGCGGGACGCGGCGTGGCAGGAGATCCAGCTGCGGGAGGTCCTGGAGGAGGCGCTCATGCCCGGCGCGCCCGACCCCGGGACGGGGGCGGCGCCCACCGGCGCAGGGGCCGGTCCGTCCCTCACCGTCGCCGAGCTGCGCCCTGTGCTCCGCGACGCGCTCGCGGGCCGTCCGACCCGCACGGGGTTCCGGACCGGCGCGCTCACCGTGTGCACGCTCGTCCCCATGCGGTCCGTGCCGCACCGCGTCGTCGCGCTCCTCGGCCTCGACGACGGCGCCTTCCCCCGCCGGACCGTCCGCGACGGCGACGACCTGCTGACCCGCGAGCCCTGGGTGGGCGACCGCGACCCCCGCAGCGAGGACCGCCAGCTCCTGCTCGACGCGATCGGCGCCGCCGGCGAACACCTCGTCGTGACGTTCACCGGCCACGACGAACGGACCGGGGCCCCCGTGCCGCCCGCGGTCCCCGTCGGTGAGCTCCTCGACGCCGTCGACCGCACCGTCGTCGGCGCGGACGGCAGCCCCGGCCGCGAGGCCGTCACGACCCACCACCCGCTGCAGCCGTTCGACCCCCGGGCCTTCACCCCGGGGGCCCTGGGGACGGACCCCGACGGGCGGCCGTTCGGCTTCGACCCGCGCGCCCACCGCGGCGCCGTCGCCGCCGCCCGCGAGCGGGCCGCACCCCCGCCGCTGCTCGGCCGGGCACTACCTGCGCCGCCGCCGACCGACGTCGCCCTCGACGACCTCGTCCGCCTCCTCGTCCACCCGGCCCGGCAGTACCTCCGCCAGCGGCTGCAGCTGTCGCTGGCCGAGCGCGACGACGACCCCGACGACGCCCTCCCGGTGCAGCTCGACGGCCTCGGGCGCTGGGGAGTCGGGGACCGGCTCCTGCGGGACCGCCTCGCCGGGCTCGACATCGCGACCGTCGCCTCGCTCGAGCACGGCCGGGGCGTGCTCCCCCCGGGCCCGCTCGGCGCCCGGGTGCTGCAGGAGGTCGGCGGCCAGGTCGAGGCCCTCGTCGCGGCGGCCGAGCCCTGGCACGTCCACGAGCCGGAGTCCTACGACGTCGCCGTCGACCTGGGGGACGGCACGCGGCTCACCGGCACGGTCGGGGGCGTCCGGGGCGACTGCCTGGTGTCGGTCGCGTTCTCCTCGCTCGCCCCGAAGCACCGGCTCGCCGCCTGGGTGCGCGTGCTCGCGCTCGCCGCGTGCGGGCCCGAGCGGCCCTGGCAGGCCGTGACCCTCGGCCGGGGCACGGGCCGGGACAGGACCCGCTGCGCGCGCAGCCTGCTGGGGCCGGTCGCCCCCGACCACGCGACCGCGGTGCTCCGGGACCTCGTCGCCCTCCACCGCGCCGGTCTCGCGGAGCCGCTGCCGCTGCCGTGCGCGACGGCCGGTGCGTACGCGGGGCGCCGCCACGAGGGCACCCGGATCACGATCGCCCGCACGGTCGCCGGGCAGAAGTGGGCCGACAGCGACAACGGCTACGGCGGTGAGCAGTCCGAACCCGAGCACGTCCTCGTCCACGGAGGCGTCGTCGGACTCGACGGGCTCCTCGCCGCCCGGGCGACGGCCGCCGACGCCGGTTCGGTGGTCCCGCACGTCGCCGCGGAGGAGGAGGGCGACCGGTTCGGGGTGCTCGCCCGGCGCCTGTGGTCGCCGCTGCTCGCGGCGGAGACGAGGGACGTCCTGTGA
- a CDS encoding NADP-dependent oxidoreductase, translated as MRAAFFDSYGDADVLRVGELPDPGPGPDDVVVRVRAAGVNPVDHKIRAGYLDGAFPSAFPVVPGWDVAGTVEAVGPAVTAFAVGDRVLGYVRKDHVQHGTTAELVRAAVRHLAPLPDGVGFEQAAALPLAGLTALQAVEAAGVQDRETALVHAAAGGVGHLAVQLARLRGARVLGTASEANHASLRDLGAEPVTYGDGLAERVRTVLGGAAVDASIDLVGGDALPASFAVTSDPGRVVSITDAATVLGGGGRYVFVRPDSAQLAHLARLVEDGSLRVHVRGTYPLERVAEAHRDVEAGHGAGKVVVTV; from the coding sequence GTGCGAGCAGCCTTCTTCGACAGCTACGGCGACGCCGACGTGCTCCGGGTCGGGGAGCTCCCCGACCCCGGGCCGGGACCGGACGACGTCGTCGTCCGGGTGCGCGCCGCCGGGGTCAACCCCGTCGACCACAAGATCCGCGCCGGGTACCTCGACGGCGCGTTCCCCTCCGCCTTCCCCGTCGTGCCCGGCTGGGACGTCGCCGGCACGGTCGAGGCGGTCGGCCCCGCCGTCACCGCGTTCGCGGTCGGCGACCGGGTCCTGGGGTACGTCCGCAAGGACCACGTGCAGCACGGGACGACCGCCGAGCTCGTGCGCGCCGCCGTGCGCCACCTCGCGCCCCTGCCCGACGGCGTCGGGTTCGAGCAGGCCGCCGCCCTCCCCCTCGCCGGCCTCACGGCGCTGCAGGCGGTCGAGGCGGCGGGGGTGCAGGACCGCGAGACCGCCCTCGTGCACGCCGCCGCAGGTGGTGTGGGGCACCTCGCCGTGCAGCTCGCGCGGCTGCGGGGCGCCCGCGTCCTCGGCACCGCCAGCGAGGCCAACCACGCGTCGCTGCGCGACCTCGGCGCCGAGCCGGTGACGTACGGCGACGGGCTCGCGGAGCGCGTGCGGACCGTCCTGGGCGGGGCCGCCGTCGACGCGAGCATCGACCTCGTCGGCGGCGACGCGCTCCCCGCCTCCTTCGCCGTCACATCCGACCCGGGCCGCGTCGTCTCGATCACCGACGCCGCGACGGTGCTCGGCGGCGGCGGTCGGTACGTCTTCGTCCGCCCCGACAGCGCGCAGCTCGCCCACCTCGCGCGCCTCGTCGAGGACGGCTCGCTCCGCGTGCACGTCCGCGGGACGTACCCCCTCGAGCGCGTGGCCGAGGCCCACCGCGACGTCGAGGCCGGCCACGGCGCGGGAAAGGTCGTCGTCACCGTCTGA
- a CDS encoding DNA topoisomerase IB has protein sequence MPRLRRATPSEPGLTRRRAGRGWVYLDADGRKVDDPAVVARCRELVIPPAWSDVWICPWPNGHLQAVGTDDAGRRQYLYHPQWRAARDEAKHQRVLDIAARLPEARRAVATHLARGDMSREHVLAAAFRLLDLGLFRVGGESYAADNGSFGLATLRRDHVRVSAEGIVFDYRAKHGQRRRLVLQDEACAEVVRTLKRRRDSSEELLAWRVRDGGRTRWRDVTSGDVNDFVQEVVGPDTTAKDFRTWHATVLAARSLADAGPAEELSRTRRTRTVAGVMREVAEHLGNTPAVARSSYVDPRVVDLWEDGVSIAPVVAALGAEGSADVAPGERTQDAQDALERSVLELLTLPPLKARATLRRTAREVAEGPVHGRRDRSRGAA, from the coding sequence GTGCCCCGCCTCCGCCGTGCCACCCCGTCCGAGCCCGGTCTGACCCGTCGTCGCGCCGGCCGGGGCTGGGTGTACCTCGACGCCGACGGGCGGAAGGTCGACGACCCGGCGGTCGTCGCCCGCTGCCGCGAGCTCGTCATCCCGCCTGCGTGGTCGGACGTGTGGATCTGCCCGTGGCCGAACGGCCACCTGCAGGCCGTCGGCACCGACGACGCCGGCCGGCGCCAGTACCTCTACCACCCGCAGTGGCGGGCCGCCCGGGACGAGGCGAAGCACCAGCGCGTCCTCGACATCGCGGCACGGCTGCCCGAGGCCAGGCGCGCGGTCGCGACCCACCTCGCGCGCGGGGACATGTCCCGGGAGCACGTCCTCGCGGCGGCCTTCCGCCTGCTCGACCTCGGCCTGTTCCGGGTGGGCGGCGAGAGCTACGCGGCGGACAACGGCTCGTTCGGCCTCGCCACCCTGCGGCGGGACCACGTCCGTGTGTCGGCCGAGGGGATCGTCTTCGACTACCGCGCCAAGCACGGGCAGCGGCGGCGCCTCGTGCTGCAGGACGAGGCGTGCGCCGAGGTCGTCCGGACGCTGAAGCGGCGCCGCGACAGCAGCGAGGAGCTGCTCGCGTGGCGGGTGCGTGACGGGGGCCGCACCCGGTGGCGGGACGTGACGAGCGGCGACGTCAACGACTTCGTCCAGGAGGTCGTCGGGCCCGACACGACGGCGAAGGACTTCCGCACGTGGCACGCGACCGTCCTGGCGGCGCGGTCCCTCGCCGACGCGGGCCCGGCGGAGGAGCTGTCGAGGACCCGACGCACGAGGACCGTCGCCGGGGTCATGCGGGAGGTCGCCGAGCACCTCGGCAACACCCCGGCGGTCGCCCGCAGCAGCTACGTGGACCCGCGGGTCGTCGACCTGTGGGAGGACGGGGTGAGCATCGCGCCGGTCGTCGCGGCGCTCGGTGCCGAGGGCAGCGCGGACGTGGCCCCGGGGGAGCGGACCCAGGACGCCCAGGACGCGCTCGAGCGGTCGGTGCTCGAGCTGCTCACGCTGCCGCCGCTCAAGGCGCGCGCCACCCTGCGGCGGACGGCGCGCGAGGTGGCCGAGGGCCCGGTGCACGGGCGGCGTGACCGCTCCCGCGGCGCCGCCTGA